Proteins encoded within one genomic window of Geotalea daltonii FRC-32:
- a CDS encoding M23 family metallopeptidase, with protein MQAIIPPFWLIIAAVITISFPSEVLAGSLGWPVACIPGENCKGSTFYIGYPDIDRSGKAFDCGNPGYTGHTGTDITVSSVKDGIPVRAAADGEVLLVSGGKVDHCSGDGGTAGGCLQDIAATEDPGTICLGADGCFSWGFDAGNFILIRHGELPQALFTLYAHLRRGSIAVTNGNLVKKGEKIAEVGNSGASLTPHLHFGVFARRLFGNELVDPWQGSCSPDHHQTLWQYDPPYRADVFVIKAGTGEGIITCDSGGISCPTSSPASFIPGTFVTFKAVPYYGSQFIGWQEGCSGNAKSCTITVEGSIAVKALFARGERRP; from the coding sequence TTGCAAGCTATAATCCCTCCATTCTGGCTGATAATTGCGGCCGTCATCACCATCTCCTTCCCGTCGGAAGTCCTGGCCGGCAGCCTGGGCTGGCCTGTCGCCTGTATTCCCGGCGAAAACTGCAAGGGGAGCACGTTTTATATAGGCTATCCGGATATCGACCGCAGCGGCAAGGCCTTTGATTGCGGTAACCCAGGCTACACCGGCCATACCGGGACCGATATAACCGTTTCGTCGGTGAAGGACGGAATTCCGGTCCGGGCTGCTGCCGATGGCGAAGTGTTGCTGGTCTCCGGGGGGAAGGTGGATCATTGCTCGGGTGACGGCGGAACTGCGGGTGGCTGCCTGCAGGATATTGCTGCCACGGAAGACCCCGGCACCATTTGCCTCGGTGCGGATGGTTGCTTCTCATGGGGCTTCGACGCCGGCAATTTCATACTCATTCGCCACGGCGAGCTTCCCCAGGCTCTCTTTACCCTTTATGCCCACCTGCGTCGCGGTTCCATAGCCGTTACCAACGGCAACTTGGTGAAAAAGGGGGAGAAGATCGCCGAGGTGGGGAACTCCGGTGCTTCCCTGACCCCACACCTCCATTTTGGGGTCTTTGCCAGGCGTCTTTTCGGTAATGAGCTTGTCGACCCGTGGCAGGGGAGTTGCAGCCCCGATCATCACCAGACGCTTTGGCAATACGACCCGCCGTACCGTGCCGATGTCTTTGTCATCAAGGCTGGTACCGGTGAAGGCATTATTACCTGTGATAGCGGCGGAATCTCCTGCCCCACATCCTCCCCGGCCAGTTTCATCCCCGGTACATTCGTAACATTCAAGGCTGTTCCCTATTACGGCTCGCAATTTATCGGCTGGCAGGAGGGCTGTTCCGGCAATGCCAAAAGTTGCACAATTACGGTTGAAGGCTCTATAGCTGTAAAAGCCCTTTTTGCGAGGGGGGAGCGGCGCCCATGA
- a CDS encoding phage holin family protein → MGFLVTWLVSALAIAITAYLLPGVKLSGFPAAFITAGVLGLINAVIKPLLFLLTLPINILTLGLFTLVINAVLIMLTSAIVPGFSVSGFWQALLFSLVLVLVNYLLGLIF, encoded by the coding sequence ATGGGATTTCTAGTTACGTGGCTGGTTTCCGCCCTGGCTATTGCCATAACCGCTTACCTGCTGCCCGGAGTAAAGCTTTCAGGATTTCCGGCAGCCTTCATCACCGCCGGGGTTCTGGGTCTCATCAATGCGGTCATCAAGCCGCTCTTATTTCTCCTTACTCTCCCCATCAACATCCTCACTCTCGGATTGTTCACCCTGGTCATCAATGCCGTGCTCATCATGCTGACCAGCGCTATTGTTCCCGGCTTTTCCGTGAGCGGTTTCTGGCAGGCGCTACTCTTCAGCCTGGTGCTGGTGCTGGTCAACTATCTGCTCGGCCTGATTTTCTGA